CTGGCAGCCCATGTGGAACCGGCGGCACGGCTTGATATCCCCGCCCTCGCCCTGTTCCCCATCACGCCCACCGGACTGCGTGACGAGGCCGGGACGGAAGCCACCAACCCCGACAACCTGATGTGCCGCGCGGCCCGGCTGCTCAAGAAGGAATTCCCTGAAATCGGCCTGATTGGCGACGTGGCGCTGGACCCCTATACCAGCCATGGCCATGACGGGCTGATCGAAGCCGGCTACGTGGTCAATGACCCGTCCGTTGAAATCCTGTCTACCCAGGCAGTAAACCAGGCCGCAGCCGGAATCGACATCATCGCCCCGTCGGACATGATGGATGGCCGCATTGGCGCCATCCGCACCGCACTTGATGCAGGCGACCTGGTCAATACCCGCATCATGTCCTACGCCGCGAAATACGCCAGTGCCTTCTATGGCCCCTTCCGCGATGCACTGGGCTCGGGCGGGCTGCTGACGGGAGACAAGAAAACCTATCAGATGGACCCGGCCAACAGTGACGAGGCGCTGCGCGAAGTGGGCCAGGACCTGCTGGAAGGCGCCGACATGGTCATGGTCAAGCCCGGCATGCCGTATCTGGACGTGATCCAGCGCGTAAGGCAGGAATTTGCGGTACCCACCTTCGCCTATCAGGTCTCGGGCGAATACGCGATGCTCATGGCCGCCATCAATAACGGCTGGCTGGACCGTGACCGCGTAATCATCGAAAGTCTCATGTCGTTCCGCCGCGCGGGTGCGAATGGCGTGCTGACCTATTTCGCGCTGGATGCCGCCCGTCTGCTCCGGGGCTGAGCGCGCACAAAAGCATGTGGTGGCAGTCGGATAGTTGATGCCTGCAACCGGGAGGATATGATAACCGTATAGGACACGGGCAGTCTGTTTTTTCTGTTTGCAGGGCTGCCTGTTCCTGTCTTCCGGCTGGTGAGAGCGCATGACCTATACATCGCCACGGCATCCACAGCTCTTCTACACAACGGCCCCCATGCCTTGCCCCTACCTGCCGGGGCGCATGGAGCGCAAGGTCGTGACCGAAATTGGCGGCCCGGATGCGGTTGCCTTCCACAACCGCCTGTCGCGCGCGGGCTTCCGCCGCAGCCACACCATTGCCTATGCCCCCGTCTGCGCAAGCTGCACGGCGTGCACGCCCATACGCGTGCCGGTTGACCGCTTTACCCCCAGCCGCACGCAGCAGCGTATCGGGCGGCGTAATGCGGGCCTGCGCGGCACATCCGTCCCGCCGCGGGCCACGCCGGAACAGTACAACCTGTTCAGCGCCTACCAATCCGTCCGGCACGTAGGGGGAGACATGGCATCCATGACCTTCCCCGATTACCGCGCCATGATCGAGGACACCACGGTCGATACCTTCATGATCGAATTCCGCAGCACCGAAGGCAGGCTGGCCTGCGTGGCGCTGGTGGACCGGCTGGATGACGGGCTTTCCGCCGTCTATGATTTTTATGATCCCGAACAGCAGCACAATTCGCTGGGTACGTTTGCGGTACTGTACCTGATCGCGCATGCCCGTGCGCTCGGCCTGCCCTACCTGTATCTTGGCTACTGGATAAGCGAGAGCCAGAAAATGGCCTACAAGGCCCGCTTCCGCCCCGCGCAGATCATGACGCGGGGCGTCTGGCACGACCTGGATCTGGCCGATTATCAGGCCGGACAGGCGCGTGAGAGCGCCTTCCTGCCGGACGGGATGTTCCGTCCGGCATGATCAGCCACCGCGCGCGTCAGCCGCGCGGCCTGCGGGTGGCCCATGTGGGGGCCGGTTTGCCCATCTCGGCACGCTTGCCCACATAATCACGCAGGTCGGCAAAAGACCGTGTCCGCGCGGGATCTGGCCAGGCCACCCCGGCATCAGCCGTGAACACCACGACATCCTTCAGCCCGCCATCCTTGTATTTCTGCAGGATTACGCCAAGGCCACGTGACATTTCGGGCAACTGATCCAGCGGGAAAACCAGCAGCCGCTTATTCTGGCCCAGCACAAGCACATGATCCCCTTCCGCCGGGGTACATGCCTGGGCACTTTCCCCATCCTTCAGGTTCAGGACCTGCTTGCCGGTACGCTTTTCCGCCGTCATGGCAGATTCCGCCACGATCATGCCGCGCCCCGTGCTGGAGGCAAGCAGCCGCCTGCGCGTGTCCTCCACCGGGAACAGGGCGATGATGTCCTCATCATTGGACAGGTCGATGATCAGGCGCAGCGGCTGGCCATCACCCCGCCCGCGCGGCAGGTCGGACACCCGCAGCGTAAAAGCCCGCCCATCCGTTGCGAATACGCACAGCCGGTCATTGCTGTGGCATTCCACCGCCATGCCCGGTGCGTCCCCTTCCTTGAATTTGAGCGCCTGCGGGTCCTGCCCATGGCCACGTATGGTGCGTATCCAGCCCTTTTGCGACAGGATGACCGTCAGCGGGTCACGCTCGACCGGAAGTGCTGCCTCCACGTCGATCTCAACCGGCGCATCCGCCAGCAGGCTGCGCCGCGCGCCCAGTGCGCCACCGCCAAAGGTTTTCTGGATGGTCCGGATCTCGCTGGCGATATGCTTCCACCGCTGGCCTTCGTTCTCCAGCAGGTCATGGAGCGCCTGCTTCTCCGCACTAAGCTTGGCATGCTCGTTGCGGATCTCCATTTCCTCCAGCCGCCGCAGGCTGCGCAGGCGCATGTTGAGTACAGAATCCGCCTGCAGTTCGGTCAGGTCGAATGCCGCGATCAATGCCGCCTTCGCGTCATCCTCCTCGCGCACGATGCGGATCACCTCATCAAGGTTCAGGTAAACCGCAAGGAAGCCATCGAGGATTTCCAGCCGCCGGTCCACCGCCTGCAGGCGGTTTGCACTCCGGCGCAGCAATACGTCGTGCCGGTGGTCCAGCCATGCCTGCAGCACTTCCTTCAGGCTGCGCACGCCGGGTACCTGATCGGCGCCCAGCACGTTCATGTTCAGGCCAAAGCGGCTTTCAAGCTGGGTGGCGCGGAACAGCGTTTCCATCAGCACCGCCGGTTCGATCCCGCGTGACTTCGGCTCCAGCACCAGCCTGATATCGGTGGTGCTTTCATCGCGGATATCAGCCAGCAGCGGGAGCTTCTTCTGCTCCATCAGGTCGGCAACCTGCTCGATCAGGCGGGATTTCTGGACCTGATACGGGATCTCGGTCACCACGATCTGCCATGTTCCGAAGCGCCCCTGCTCGACTTCCCACTTCGCGCGGATGCGGAAGGAGCCACGTCCCGTCTCGTATGCACGGAGTATGGCGTCACGATCCTCGACAATGCTGCCGCCGGTGGGAAAGTCGGGGCCGGGCATATGGGCCAGCAGTTCCGCCGTGGTGGTGCCGGGCTTGCGGATCAGCGCCAGTGCGGCGGCACAGATCTCACCCACATTATGCGGCGGAATGGAGGTGGCCATGCCCACGGCAATACCTGCCGCCCCGTTGGCCAGCAGGTTCGGGAAGGCTGCCGGCAGGACGACGGGTTCGTGTTCCTCCCCATCATAGGTGGGGCGGAAATCGACGCTGTCCTCGTCAATTCCTTCCAGCAGGGCCTTTGCCACTTCGGTCAGGCGGGATTCGGTGTAGCGCATGGCGGCAGCGTTATCACCATCGATCGAGCCGAAATTGCCCTGCCCCTCCACCAACGGGTAGCGCACGGCAAAATCCTGCGCCAGCCGCACCAGTGCCTCATAGACCGAGGCATCGCCATGCGGATGGTATTTACCAATCACGTCACCCACCACGCGGGCGCATTTCTTGAACCCGGCGGACGGATCCAGCTTGAGCTGCTGCATGGCATAGACCATGCGCCGGTGCACCGGTTTCAGCCCGTCGCGCACATCGGGCAGAGAGCGCGACATGATGGTTGACATGGCATAGGCCAGATAGCGCTCGCTCAGCGCATCGGCCAGCTTGGTATCTTCAATATGACCGGCTGTTGTATCCACAGGCATGCGATCTTCCTCCCGCAGGTGAACAGATAGCGAAACTTTGGCGTTTGTCCAATGGTTCTGTCAGCCCGGCGGGTTGGCCGGGTCTTCAGGCGGTTCGCCTGCAGCGGGAATATCAGCCTTGCGGGCAATCATGTCCGCAAGCCTGCCGCGCGCCTCGGGCACGGGACGGTGGCGCTGGCCAAAGGCATCGCGTCGCAGGAAATGGCCCGACAGCCGCAGCCCGTCATACCAGTCCCGTGGCGTGCCGACCTGCTGCGGATGCAGTACGAAAGTGGGCAGCGGCAGAAGCCGGTCGCGCCATTTCCCCGCCTTTTCATCCGATACGGCCCGCCCGGTGCGGGGCGAGACCCAGCGCAGGTCGTCCCGGCTGCCACCCAGTGCGCAACCATTCAGGTCAAGCCCGAACCCCAGTTCCGACAGCAGCATGAGTTCCCACCGTACGATCTCGGGCATGGCTTCGGCCTCAGCCCATTGCGGGTCGAGGCTGATCCGCGCCAGCAGGCTGGTCAGTCCCTGGAATATGGCCGGATGCGGCTCACGCTCGGGCAGGCAGTCATCAGCCAGCGCGCACAGCGATGCCAGCATGGCCAGCGGCAGGGGATAATCGAGAATGCGCGCGGCGGAGGCGTGAACCGTCTCGGCGGTAATGCTGCCCAGCTGTTCGGGCAGGCGTGCCATCCATCGCGCGCGCACCAGGTTGCCGGTCTGCCATACGGCACGTCCCCTGCTGGCGGAGCCGCCACGGGCCAGACCATGATACAGGCCGTGCTCGCCGGTCAGCACATGCACGATGGCGCTGCCTTCCCCATACGGGGTGGCGGATAGCACAAGGGCGGGAGCCTCCCATTCCATCAGGAGACACCCGCCCTTGCACGCAAAGAACCGGAAACCGGCAAGTTTTTACTGACCTGCGGCCTTTGCCACTTCGGCGGCAAAGTCGTTGTCTTCCTTCTCGATGCCTTCACCAAGCTGGAAGCGATCGAAGCCGGTCAGCTTCGCGCCTGCCTTCTCGACGATCTTGCGCACGCGGCTTTCACCGTCATGTACCCAGATCTGCTCCAGCAGCACGACTTCCTCGTAGAACTTGCGGATACGGCCATCAACCATCTTCTCGATGATGGCATCAGGCTTGCCCGAAGCCTTGGCCTGCTCGACCAGCACCGCGCGCTCACGCTCCAGCGCCTGCGGGTCAACGCTGTCCACATCCAGCGCCGCCGGGCGGGTGGCGGCGACATGCATGCCAACGCGGCGACCCAGGTCTTCCAGCGCCTCGCTGGCGGAAGGCGCCTCGACGGCAGCCAGAACGCCAATCTTGCCAAGGCCGGGGCTTACTGCGCCATGCACGTAGGTCGCGACCACGCCCGACGGCACGCTCAGCACGCGCGCGCGGCGGATGGACATGTTCTCACCAATGGTGGCAATCAGGTGGGTCAGTTCATCGGCAACGGTGCGGCTGCTTTTCAGCACGGCAGCCTTCAGCTTTTCCAGATCGTCGCCCACGCTCAGCGCGGCATGCGCCACTTCGGAGACGAAGTTCTGGAAATGCTCGTTACGCGCCACGAAATCGGTTTCGGCATTGATCTCGACCATGGCGGCCTTCAGGTCCGCCTGCGCCACGCCAACCAGACCTTCCGCCGTGACACGGCCGGACTTCTTGGCCGCAGCCGAGAGGCCCTTCTTGCGCAGCCAGTCGATCGCGCCTTCGATATCGCCTTCGGCTTCCTTGAGCGCCTTCTTGCAATCCATCATGCCCGCGCCGGTCTTCTCGCGAAGTTCCTTTACGAGTGCTGCGGTAATTTCCGCCATTATCCTGATACTCCTCATGACGGGCACACGCCCCGCAGCAGGTGCGGGGCGCGTCCAGTCAGGTCAGTTGCACCATGCGGCCACCAAGCCGCGCTGGTGCCGGGTTCTTATTCGGCGCTCGGGGCAGCCGCGGCTTCCGTCACGGCCGTTTCCACCGCGGGGTCAACCGGCAGTTCCTC
This portion of the Komagataeibacter sp. FNDCF1 genome encodes:
- the recO gene encoding DNA repair protein RecO; protein product: MEWEAPALVLSATPYGEGSAIVHVLTGEHGLYHGLARGGSASRGRAVWQTGNLVRARWMARLPEQLGSITAETVHASAARILDYPLPLAMLASLCALADDCLPEREPHPAIFQGLTSLLARISLDPQWAEAEAMPEIVRWELMLLSELGFGLDLNGCALGGSRDDLRWVSPRTGRAVSDEKAGKWRDRLLPLPTFVLHPQQVGTPRDWYDGLRLSGHFLRRDAFGQRHRPVPEARGRLADMIARKADIPAAGEPPEDPANPPG
- a CDS encoding arginyltransferase, which translates into the protein MTYTSPRHPQLFYTTAPMPCPYLPGRMERKVVTEIGGPDAVAFHNRLSRAGFRRSHTIAYAPVCASCTACTPIRVPVDRFTPSRTQQRIGRRNAGLRGTSVPPRATPEQYNLFSAYQSVRHVGGDMASMTFPDYRAMIEDTTVDTFMIEFRSTEGRLACVALVDRLDDGLSAVYDFYDPEQQHNSLGTFAVLYLIAHARALGLPYLYLGYWISESQKMAYKARFRPAQIMTRGVWHDLDLADYQAGQARESAFLPDGMFRPA
- the hemB gene encoding porphobilinogen synthase; the protein is MSIGQFPHVRLRRNRHDRFTRRLVSENTLSTDNLIWPIFVTEGTDSVTDVASMPGVQRVSLDRLAAHVEPAARLDIPALALFPITPTGLRDEAGTEATNPDNLMCRAARLLKKEFPEIGLIGDVALDPYTSHGHDGLIEAGYVVNDPSVEILSTQAVNQAAAGIDIIAPSDMMDGRIGAIRTALDAGDLVNTRIMSYAAKYASAFYGPFRDALGSGGLLTGDKKTYQMDPANSDEALREVGQDLLEGADMVMVKPGMPYLDVIQRVRQEFAVPTFAYQVSGEYAMLMAAINNGWLDRDRVIIESLMSFRRAGANGVLTYFALDAARLLRG
- the tsf gene encoding translation elongation factor Ts, translating into MAEITAALVKELREKTGAGMMDCKKALKEAEGDIEGAIDWLRKKGLSAAAKKSGRVTAEGLVGVAQADLKAAMVEINAETDFVARNEHFQNFVSEVAHAALSVGDDLEKLKAAVLKSSRTVADELTHLIATIGENMSIRRARVLSVPSGVVATYVHGAVSPGLGKIGVLAAVEAPSASEALEDLGRRVGMHVAATRPAALDVDSVDPQALERERAVLVEQAKASGKPDAIIEKMVDGRIRKFYEEVVLLEQIWVHDGESRVRKIVEKAGAKLTGFDRFQLGEGIEKEDNDFAAEVAKAAGQ
- the parC gene encoding DNA topoisomerase IV subunit A; amino-acid sequence: MPVDTTAGHIEDTKLADALSERYLAYAMSTIMSRSLPDVRDGLKPVHRRMVYAMQQLKLDPSAGFKKCARVVGDVIGKYHPHGDASVYEALVRLAQDFAVRYPLVEGQGNFGSIDGDNAAAMRYTESRLTEVAKALLEGIDEDSVDFRPTYDGEEHEPVVLPAAFPNLLANGAAGIAVGMATSIPPHNVGEICAAALALIRKPGTTTAELLAHMPGPDFPTGGSIVEDRDAILRAYETGRGSFRIRAKWEVEQGRFGTWQIVVTEIPYQVQKSRLIEQVADLMEQKKLPLLADIRDESTTDIRLVLEPKSRGIEPAVLMETLFRATQLESRFGLNMNVLGADQVPGVRSLKEVLQAWLDHRHDVLLRRSANRLQAVDRRLEILDGFLAVYLNLDEVIRIVREEDDAKAALIAAFDLTELQADSVLNMRLRSLRRLEEMEIRNEHAKLSAEKQALHDLLENEGQRWKHIASEIRTIQKTFGGGALGARRSLLADAPVEIDVEAALPVERDPLTVILSQKGWIRTIRGHGQDPQALKFKEGDAPGMAVECHSNDRLCVFATDGRAFTLRVSDLPRGRGDGQPLRLIIDLSNDEDIIALFPVEDTRRRLLASSTGRGMIVAESAMTAEKRTGKQVLNLKDGESAQACTPAEGDHVLVLGQNKRLLVFPLDQLPEMSRGLGVILQKYKDGGLKDVVVFTADAGVAWPDPARTRSFADLRDYVGKRAEMGKPAPTWATRRPRG